In Miscanthus floridulus cultivar M001 chromosome 5, ASM1932011v1, whole genome shotgun sequence, one genomic interval encodes:
- the LOC136450469 gene encoding CBL-interacting protein kinase 19-like, whose product MAAVTPPPQSDTPPKTGRPASSAAAVAAAKRGAGGAGAAGGLLMGKYELGRLLGHGTFAKVYYARHVGTGDNVAIKVLDKEKAVKSGLVPHIKREIAVLRRVRHPNIVHLFEVMATKTKIYFVMELVRGGELFSRVSKGRLREDTARRYFQQLVSAVGFCHARGVFHRDLKPENLLVDDRGNLKVSDFGLSAVADQFHPDGLLHTFCGTPAYVAPEVLGRRGYDGAKADVWSCGVILFVLMAGYLPFHDKNIMAMYKKIYKGEFRCARWFSKDLTSLLTRILDTNPNTRITLPEIMESRWFKKGFKPVKFYIEDDQLHNVMDDEDGLLDMGPAGPVPPPLPPPPPPLPPPKVDGDESGSDSDSSISSCPASVLSNESQRPRGSLPRPASLNAFDIISFSRGFNLSGLFEEKGDEVRFISAEPMSDIITKLEDIAKLKSFKLRRKDWRICLEGTREGVKGPLTIGAEIFELTPPLVMVEVKKKAGDNEEYEDFCNKELKPGMQHLVHHMVRAPSMLTDAE is encoded by the coding sequence ATGGCCGCcgtcacgccgccgccgcagtCGGACACGCCGCCTAAGACGGGGCGCCCGGCCtcgtccgccgccgccgtcgccgcggccAAGCGAGGAGCGGGTGGGGCGGGCGCCGCCGGGGGGCTGCTGATGGGGAAGTACGAGCTGGGGCGCCTCCTGGGGCACGGCACCTTCGCGAAGGTGTACTACGCGCGGCACGTCGGCACGGGGGACAACGTTGCCATCAAGGTGCTCGACAAGGAGAAGGCCGTGAAGAGCGGGCTCGTCCCGCACATCAAGCGCGAGATCGCCGTGCTACGCCGCGTGCGCCACCCGAACATCGTGCACCTGTTCGAGGTTATGGCCACGAAGACTAAGATCTACTTCGTCATGGAGCTCGTCCGCGGCGGCGAGCTCTTCTCCCGCGTCTCCAAGGGCCGACTCAGGGAGGACACCGCGCGCCGCTACTTCCAGCAGCTCGTCTCCGCCGTGGGGTTCTGCCACGCCCGCGGCGTCTTCCATCGGGACCTCAAGCCCGAGAACCTCCTCGTCGACGACCGCGGGAACCTCAAGGTATCCGACTTTGGACTTTccgccgtcgccgaccagttCCATCCGGACGGCCTGCTCCACACCTTCTGCGGCACGCCGGCCTATGTGGCACCCGAAGTGCTCGGCCGCCGCGGGTACGACGGCGCCAAGGCCGACGTGTGGTCGTGCGGTGTCATCCTCTTTGTGCTCATGGCCGGGTATCTCCCTTTCCATGACAAGAACATCATGGCCATGTACAAGAAGATTTACAAGGGCGAGTTCCGCTGTGCGAGGTGGTTCTCCAAAGACCTTACCAGCTTGCTGACGCGCATTCTTGACACTAACCCCAACACTCGGATCACTTTGCCGGAGATCATGGAGTCGCGCTGGTTCAAGAAAGGATTCAAGCCTGTCAAGTTCTATATCGAGGATGACCAGCTGCATAACGTTATGGATGATGAGGATGGCCTGTTGGATATGGGACCTGCTGGTCCTGTTCCTCCACCATTGCCACCTCCACCACCGCCTCTACCTCCGCCAAAGGTTGATGGTGATGAATCAGGGTCGGACTCAGACTCGTCAATCTCATCCTGCCCTGCTTCAGTGTTATCTAATGAGAGCCAAAGGCCCCGTGGCTCGCTCCCACGTCCAGCAAGCCTTAATGCGTTCGATATCATATCATTCTCAAGGGGATTTAACTTATCAGGGTTATTTGAGGAGAAAGGGGATGAAGTGAGGTTCATCTCGGCTGAGCCCATGTCGGATATCATAACGAAATTGGAGGACATTGCAAAGCTGAAGAGTTTCAAGTTGCGGAGGAAGGACTGGCGGATCTGCCTGGAGGGTACAAGGGAAGGAGTTAAGGGGCCATTAACAATTGGCGCGGAGATATTTGAACTCACACCTCCCCTTGTAATGGTGGAGGTAAAAAAGAAGGCAGGGGATAATGAAGAGTACGAGGACTTCTGCAACAAGGAATTGAAGCCAGGGATGCAGCACCTTGTCCACCATATGGTCCGAGCTCCAAGTATGCTTACCGATGCCGAGTAG